In Anopheles arabiensis isolate DONGOLA chromosome 2, AaraD3, whole genome shotgun sequence, the genomic window CCACTAAAAGGGACTGTTTAATTTGGACTGAATCAAAAATGAACGTGAAATCACATGAAAGTATCGTTTAGTTATGCTGCAATCAAAAAttcattaacaaaaaaaaaaagagaatccAGCAGGATGCAGTTTGTAGCAAGAATGCAGGGGTTGAAAACAGTTTGCAAGATTACCTGTCTGGCTCCTGCACCATTTACCGGATATTTGTCAAAATTAAGCAAACGGTCAAAATTTGATATGCTTCCACCGAGTTCAGGCGAAGTTATCGGCGAAACACtcggaaaaggaggaaaggataaGGAAGTTGATAAAATGCTTTCCCGTCTGACGCTTTTCTGGTTGGAAACGCCGAAAGGGCATGTATGTCAAGAGGACGCATTAAAAGAATAATCCAGAACCAATTAACCTGAAATGGACTTTATCGTTGAGTACATTTGCATGCTTTATATGGTGTGTAGTGCGTTCAGAGGTGGTTGGATACGAGaataaagaaatgaaaaaaataatataatatgaTGTAAAGGGATAAAAAGCCTGCAAAAAGTGTAATTTTCTGAAATTGTGAAAAaattaccaaacaacaaaagatACACCagagaaaataaatgaacaaaaatgtataaaacatTGTATAATAAAACtagaaaaaagtaataaataaagACACAGGAAAATGGAAGCAAGACaacatgaaaagaaaaacaaagaaaagctcATAAAAGCAGATCACATACAGGGAAAACGATCAAAACGCACacaggaagagaaaccaaagaaggcaaatttcattttcatgctGCCGTTGCATCGGCCCCGGTGGTCGTTAACCTCAATTAGATGGTTgcaaaaattgaaagaaaatgaaaaatcggcGAAGCCGAAAATATAAATGATTTCCATGCGTTAAACACTGACTGAGTGATTGAACAAAGCACAGCACCTTCAATCGGGCTTTTATTACATTCTACACCGTAATCTTCCCTCGCCAAATGGCGTGTGTCGTCTGGGGGCGAGAAGCGAGCGCAACAAAGATAAGGATGTTTGATATAGGGGGAAGAAAATGTGAAGCAAAAGAGCGACAGCGAAAACCTACCGAAGGTTTGCTGAAACATCTCGGACTCGGACCGTCCTGTTTCTGCCTCGGAGCACAGCACCTGATCGGTTTAAGCGGATCGCGGTTCCCCGGTCGGCGGGTTATGTAATTTGTGCGATGTGCGATAATTTATCTTGTTGCCCGTGGACCAAACCCTTTTCGCCGCTggttgcggttttttttgtcctccGGGGCCATCCCGCGGCTTCGGAAgtcgtcgtggtcgtgtgTACGTGAAAGTTAAAAGATTCGGTCCCGGGCAGACCCTTCCCGAGGCTGAGGCGAAGATCCCTTGCCCCATGGGAGGCGCTGGGCAAAGTGCAAGGTGGAAAAAGAAGCAGGGAGAAAATGATGCACAAGATACCCAAGGGGTAAGGTCGAGGTGATCAATTTACATAACTGTGGCAGTGTGGTTTCCCGCACCGGGGCCTCGTCCGCTCCTGCAATTGTAGTGTGACTCGCGGAATTTGCTCAGCTAGCGGAACTCCACAAGAAGCGTTCCTGCAGGGCAGTGCAGAAGGAGGGGAGGGTCCGCTTGAGGGTATCTTCGCTTCTTCACTCACCATTTGCTGTGCTTCTCGTTCGCCTTCCTCTCGAGCTTCTCATTCTTGGACCCGGCCAGAAACCAAATTAGCTAATTGATTTAGCTGCTAATGAAGCCTGAACACAGCAGCAAAAGGCATCGGGTGTCGGTTTCCTACCCGCGGCCCGGAAGCTTGGTGGAGCTGAATGAAGCAAGAACAGTTCCCGTAAGAGAACCTTCCCTTTCTTTCCCCAACCTTTGAGTCtttgtcgtttttgttttcctctctcATCATTTGCTCTTCGTTCTGGTGATGCTccctggctgctgctgctgctcctgggCGGACCTTTTAGCGATCACACGTAACAGTACATTTCTGTATTTTCTTCCTGTATTTCTTTTCCccttcattctctctctctatctctcttatTCGCCATGCCCATCACGCCGGGATGATAATGATCGAGATGGCACGACCGCTTGCCGGTTGCGTACGGTTACGCAATGACAGTGCGCGGGGATCAAGCGTGTAAAATTGCTTGCGCGAGCGCAAGAAGATGTAATTCGATACGCGACCGGCGGGTGCTTGTTGAATTTTTGGTACTGCTTGGACTGGGCTTGGTTTGTGCGCGTTGTTTGCGAAACATTAGCCACTCGTCTGCTCATTTGCCTGCGGGGTGAATGAAAAGTGAGCGGCATCCAGCGGCAACAACTGGCAATTTACTGGCGGAAGGAAGTGAAAAACGAGCTGGAAAATTGACAAAAGAAAGCGTCGTTAATTTGTCCGCGCAAAATGGGAATTAAAGCGTGGCTGGTGGCGATACGATCACGAGCTGCTCGGgtgatttatttaaattatgaaaCACTTGCAGTACGGTTACGGGTTCAAAATCGGGGATTAAGTGATACATAAATGCTTTTGTGAGGGAAGtaatataattttaatcatttaTAGCTTGCGAAAAAAgttaataatgaaacaaaatggcaaaaattgtcaaaaatggggccctttccgttttaagttcgttggctgaaatttcagcctgtcagctgtttgaaTTGTATAGTAGATTTTGAGCAGCTATaataagtgggtataatatataagtgggcttatcccaaggtatATGAATtcagaaggctgatttttatcgcttctgcttctgaatgaagattttaacagtgttttgtgtattcgtcaaacctccagaaagcttgtttgaacaaaagttttctgtttcaactgtcaaactccattcAAAAAGCTAACTAGAATCGCGAAGGGCCCCAATAATAGAACAGGTTTGAGAAAAAGAGTCATAAATGCAAATGTGTTTAAACATTGACTAAAATGTATTTGATATCAAAGTAATCTAACTCAGGAAAAACatgctattttttattgtttggaGTGTATTTATCTAATGATAGCCAGTAAAGTAATGTATTTccttaattttatatttaagtTTTTATTTCCATGCGGTTTGTGTCCAAGATGAATAGAATATTCTTTGTTTTTGAACGCGTTCAAAGTACAATTTGTGAAAAAGAATTTCAGCGTATCAAATTAGAAGAATACAGATTGTCCCCGCTACGCTAAACATTGAATTACACGGCTTCCAGCCAAAACCTCTATCACTTCTGTGTAATTTCGCTTGAAGTAATAGGTTTTAGTCactaaatgaattattttatataattatGACTAAAGAATACAATTTTATAACCATTCGGGAAGATTTATGAAATTTTACcaaaataatttattgtgGATATGATAAATGATGTATCAGATCGGCacaatttaccaaaaaatgtgtcaattttataaaattgccTATCTCCTAATCCTCGTATGTACAGCGTATCTCGACAATAATAACCTACCAAAAGCATAGCTTCACCTTGAGTCATTAAAAAAGTGCCTATGCTTTTAAATAACTGTCTGTGTTTTAATTCCATCCATACAGAATTCAGAATGCAGCAGGCATAAATTTACTTCCCCGAGTTCCTCGAGCGTACGCACGCCATAATATTAACCCAAATTGCTGCCCAATAAAACCGTCgttcaattattattattattcgttTACTGTTCGACCGAAAACAACCGTTGCAAACggttgcagctgcagcaacgaATGGGTGCATCCATGTCCACGACATAAATCATAATCGAGCATCGGAGTGGCGTCGGTGGCAGTGACCCTACACGATCTACTGCGCAAAAGGTAGCtcgcaaaaatcaaacaccaacGTGTTTGATCACGTTTATGGGCCGTTTTATCACCGAACCCGCTAAGGCAAAAACGGTACGATCGGAACGGAATCGATAAATAaaagcgaaaaataaaacaaaaatgaaccaCCGGGAAAGAAAAGACAGATTGTCGCGTAATaaatcatcatcttcttcattGATGTGTACTGGCACTGGCACTACCTGGCCACCACTGGGACCCTCCCGTTCGGTCCGCTAAGTTTCGCGATGCATGTGCGTCCGTGTGGATTGCAGTTTAATGCACCCGGTTTTATTGCACTTTGATACAGTTTGCGTGTGGTGCGCGATGCGACGCCCGTGGTACGCTCGAACGACACCCCGCGGCGTACTGTTTTATTCAATAACGTCGATGTCACCCGGGCGCGGACAGTGAAAATCAATTTCGTATGTAAATAATTGCTCGCTACAAATAGGGTGAGTTTCCGAACGGGCGGGGAAGGTATGTGTGAGAACTGGTTGATGAATGGAGCCGAGTGTTCGCAGGGCAGATGGAGAGCCGGTCATTACCCCGAGGATGGGTGCTGGGAGGCGATTTATTGTGACCGCCATTCCCCCTTTTCCTTGGCCAACGCTCGTCGTTTGACCCGACCAGTACTGTCTTTTGGGGCACATATTTAGCGTGCAGTTTTGGGGGTTTCTTTTCAACGGCTTGCAAAGGGGCAAACGTGAAAATAATGGCAACCTCCTCGCCGGAATCGTGGCGGTGCGACCGAAATAATGGACCTGCGGACAGGTCTATATAATTTAACTGCGGCAATATTTATTCCGATCGAGAAATATCGTCCCAGGATCGAAGGAAAAGGGCAAAAAGTCGGtgaaaaatgtatgcattatgtgtgtttgtcttttttttattcattactTGCGCACTTTTTACTTTGAAGTGGTTTTCGCAAGGGCCACACCGCACCGTGAAACCGTTACTTTAGTAAAATGATCGTTGgggcagatttttttttcttcgtttgtttgtacCCCATTTCTGCTATGGTCGCGGGCGCTGGTGTGATGTATTTATGTTGATcaggtgaaaattgaaattcgGTTAAAACTGTTCCATTAACCAAAGCGGACAGTAATTACGCCGTGGGGGTCGAGGGGGGTTTCAATTAATGTGCTTCGGTGGATGTGTATTATAGGGACGGCTTCGGTTTGAAACACCGCAAAATGTGACACCGTTTATTTAATGTTGAAGTGATCACTTTAAATGTTAATAGGAGGGCAGGGTATTGTGAGGTTTCAATGGCGGATTGGTGGTTGCCTGTTTTTCCTGAAGCACCAAAATTTTAGGAGTTTCTGTTGCATGTTTTGCCCTATGACAGTCAATATaatgttttttaattatttttttgaaattttcaaatggtcttgaaattgcatataaatttaaataaaaaaaagttttttactCTTCTTTACGATAATGTTTATGAAAATACATCAAATCGTCTCTTTAACCTGAAATACCGTGCAATTGCTTAGCATATTGCCTAGATTTAGGCGTTTTTGCTAAGACAACATTataattgatttgtttcgCAGATACGAAATATGTCTAACAAAATGCTCTATTATAATGATTTTTCTCTAGTAGAAAGTACAGTAAGGGCttcgttttattattattgggttcatttttttattaaaaggaaaaacaacaacaaaatattaaatttgctGGCTAGCctccccacaaacacacaaaaagaaaagcaaaatagACAAGCTTGGGAAAGCGCTTTGCAACGTTTTGTAAGCTTGTTGTTCATCCCGTTATATTTTAACTGGGCTGTCCCAGCTCTGGCCCGCGCGCGGTAGAAGTCACGTTTGCGCAAATGGAACGACCAAAAACATGGATTATGCGCACGATTAAGCTCGTGATGCTTGTCGAGAGAGCTGCACTTTACAAAACAACCAGAAGTCGCATGTAATTTGTAATAATTAGGTGGTGCTGTTTACTTTTATCCTCGCATTAATTGTGCTCGTTGGTGGCGGTTTAAATCATCCCATGGAGCATATACCAAAAAAGCACCTTCAAGACGAACGCTCAACACATTCATTGTACACAttctgtttgctgtgtttatCCTTGTCTTCGTCAGACGCTGTGGAAGAAGCGAAACTATACAGTCGACGAAGCTATAAAATCATCAATTTGTTTGCAGTCGTTATCGGTGGTATCATTTTTCTTGTTGAAATAAATCATTGCTTCCTCTTGGATCAACGCTGCGGGTGGAGGAGGTGGGAATGATAAAATGATTAATTATATGACAACAAAACCAGCTCCTACTCAGCCTCATTCAATGTTGTTCGGTTTGAGAGATTTTGGCAAACGCCACAGCTTCGATTCCTTTCGATTTCCTTTCGTGAATGCTCAAATCCAAACCATAAAATAGCAAGCCCGATGGGATCCTCATCTGTCAAGTTTCTCACCTTTACGATCAATCTGTCAGTTTTGTCTGTGGGACGGTGATGGGGATGGTGGGAGTGGCGTAGCAGTAACGTAACACACTAAATTAATTTCTGTTCCCAGAATAGCAAGCCATAAAGTCGGCGCATGGCGAATGCGAATGACCCCATCCTGTACAAACCTGCGATAGAGAtaaacaaaagagagagagagagatagagaaaagaaattaataaatcGCTCCACAATGTGCTTGGTACAggcacaaaacaaataataataaaggtaataaaatggaacaaaacgGCAGGAAAGGGTTGTAAAACCCATTGTCTCGTCTGTTTCGTTGCGTTGCGAATGCGAACAAATGGTGAATGAAACACAAGGGTAGGAGGATTTTCGCGCAGAAGGAAGAGATTAAAAGAGGTGACTAGACAACAGTGTTTAAGCTGTATCATCACAATAAAACTCATGATTGTATCGGAATGTTGTAAAATGTTCGTTTATTTATGAAGTGATCTAATAGATTTGCGAACTCGAAGAGAGACGACCGAGCATTGTGACCTCGCGTCAATAGTTGACAGCTAGGAGTAGGTTTTCTTAGCTTCTTTAAATGCGTCGAGTAGTCGAAGTACTCGAGCTAACTACTACCGTCCACTATCTCCACGTGGTGTTTACGCGCTATACGTTGGCCGTAAAAGTTGTGACTCCCGAACTCATGCGTTGACCTTCCGACGGGGTGCTGTTCTCTGTCAACAATGCACCCGCTGGTGGCATGCCCGCATTGCAAcgcgctgttgttgtttatagTTGGCATCACTCAAAAGTTGGTAAACAATATCAGCCCACCGGTAGCGTTGGAGAGTGTAAAAACAGCACGTCTAGTGGCCGGTTCGCTTTAGTTCCGCCGGAACAGTGTACAGGGAGCGTAGCGATGGCGAGTGCGATAGTGCGGCTGCTAGTGACGGTAGTGATGATGGACGTGTGTGCCGTTGGATGGACGGAAGCGGCTCCACAGGTTAATCATTGGCATGATGCAACCAATTCACTGTATCCGATAGATTATATGCAGACACTGTGCGAAAGAGATTGCCCCGGTGAGCCAAGTTTTATGTGTGACTTTTACGAGTGtgacgaggacgaggaggaggacgagagTGCCAATGAGGTGGATAATGATTTGCACGAGGAAAGTGAGGAAGAGTATTACGACGAAGAGGATGAGATGGAGGATCACTATACGGATCTGGTGCATGAAGTTTTCGATTGTGGGTCGAATAAGACGCTAACTTGTACAACGGCAAGTACTACACCAAGTACGACCACCGAGAGTACTACAACGGAAAGTTCTACAAGTACTACAACTGAgagtactactactactactactactaaaaaacatatttctaAGAGTACCCACAAGAAACATCGCAAAAAATCCACAACCCCTCACGGCAAGACATCTACGACCACGGATATGACTTCTTCTGATTCGACTACCACTTCGAAGATGTCAAAAAAATCCTCGACGACTTCTACCACAGCGAAGCCCACTACAACTACCCCAACAACTGAATCCTCCAGTACTGCCAGCTCTACATCTACATCTGCATCGTCACAGTCATCAACGACGGCTTCTACCACCACGGAGCCTACAACAACTACCTCCACAACTGAATCGTCCAGCACTGTAACTTCCTCAAGCGCAGGCTCTACGACTCCCCAAACTTGTAGTTGCTACATGTTCTGTGATGGAAAGAACTGCATGTGTCGTTTGCGTGGAAGCGTATCCTCCACCAAACCACCCAAGAAAGCGGCCAGCAACGTTGGACACCGTCACCGTACGGGGAAAGATGTGTTTGCAagtatttacaaaaaaatccaaagGCTCTCCGATGGTTCAAACGTGGAGCCGACAAGCTCCCATCTGCGCCGGGTCggaacaaatgaaacaaaccccACGACAACTGTTGCTCCACCACCTACAACGGTACGTGTGAACGAAATAGTGTCGCTTCCGGTTGAATTTGGCAAACGTCGAAAGCTGTCAGCAAGACAGTTGAATCGGTTACTTAAATCTGGAGCATCCCGGGACGAGATCTATCGACTGCTGGAGCAGTACATGGTGCCGAGTAGGGAAGAACCCCAACGGTGCCTCCAAGCGGGATCTGACGCACCGGAAATCTGAGTACCGGGAAGAACGTGACTGTGCCATCAGGCCATGGTTGCGGAGGTGCAAAAAATGGACCCTAGCACGGGGGAATGCTCTGTAAAGGTGTATTTAACCAGGTCTGTGGACATCGAGGTGCCATCGGAAGGGGGGTTTTGATGAACGTCGCATACATTTCCGGCTAGTGGAAGTGTTTGTGGCAGCTTAGTGAAGGTTATTGCTTAGTTATAGAAAAGAAATGACTGATGTTGCGTAGAACGAAATGACTGATGTTAAGCGTTgtaataaagataaaataaagctATCTAATTTTGCTCACTCTATGTGCCACTTTTGAAATTAGTATCCAAGCCGTCTCGTTTGAAATCAAAGATCAGCAAATATCCCTCAAGAACCTTCTATTATCTTCCCGCTTGGTACGCTCTGCATCTCGACCAAtccaggaaaaaaaacaaccgtcGTTGGAGATAATTTCTACCACGACCACCACGCACGCAACTAAAGAAGCCGTCAGGTGGGCTTTCAAACGGACGAGGGCTATGATTCTGAACGTTATTAACATAAATGAAGCCCGGGACTGGGTGGCTACTgtactctttttttgtgtttgtttgtatttccTCCCGATCTACAGAACATCTTTCTTTACTCCAGCCGTTGGGCTTCCAGATCGCCCTCGGTTGTTTTGCTAATGAAGGTGTCTAACGACGGCGATAAAGATTGCCACTTTTTCCCTCTGTCTTTGGAGGTGCTCGTCTTATCCACCGAGAACGAACGATTTATTGACTGATGAAGATTGAATTCCAATGTTTTTCACCCAATTCTTGGAAGATGGCAGAAGAAGGCAAGCGAAACAGAAGGATCGAAGGCATTCCGCTCATCAGCATACCACCAACGATGTACGCTCGCGGTCTGATGTATGAGGTGAGGCGAGGCAAGAAggctgaacaaaaaaaaaaaaaaaataaaacagaagcCAAGTTCCAACGGGATTTGCTGGCAGTACATCTACATTGCCAACCCGTTGAAGGCTCAGCATGGGGACGGCCTGCAAGTAAGGGCATCAATACTTCTCGACAAATTAACCGGCAGACGGTAACAGTTATTTGTTCTTGCCCTGCTGCTGTATGTCTGAATTTGGGCCtcggagagagaaagagagtacaTGTGGCGATGGTGTGTTGTAGTTAGA contains:
- the LOC120896165 gene encoding cell wall protein DAN4-like codes for the protein MASAIVRLLVTVVMMDVCAVGWTEAAPQVNHWHDATNSLYPIDYMQTLCERDCPGEPSFMCDFYECDEDEEEDESANEVDNDLHEESEEEYYDEEDEMEDHYTDLVHEVFDCGSNKTLTCTTASTTPSTTTESTTTESSTSTTTESTTTTTTTKKHISKSTHKKHRKKSTTPHGKTSTTTDMTSSDSTTTSKMSKKSSTTSTTAKPTTTTPTTESSSTASSTSTSASSQSSTTASTTTEPTTTTSTTESSSTVTSSSAGSTTPQTCSCYMFCDGKNCMCRLRGSVSSTKPPKKAASNVGHRHRTGKDVFASIYKKIQRLSDGSNVEPTSSHLRRVGTNETNPTTTVAPPPTTVRVNEIVSLPVEFGKRRKLSARQLNRLLKSGASRDEIYRLLEQYMVPSREEPQRCLQAGSDAPEI